One stretch of Chiroxiphia lanceolata isolate bChiLan1 chromosome 1, bChiLan1.pri, whole genome shotgun sequence DNA includes these proteins:
- the HNRNPA2B1 gene encoding heterogeneous nuclear ribonucleoproteins A2/B1 isoform X2 — MPRGDRESDWREKEQFRKLFIGGLSFETTEESLRSYYEQWGKLTDCVVMRDPASKRSRGFGFVTFSSMAEVDAAMAARPHTIDGRVVEPKRAVAREESGKPGAHVTVKKLFVGGIKEDTEEHHLRDYFEEYGKIDTIEIITDRQSGKKRGFGFVTFDDHDPVDKIVLQKYHTINGHNAEVRKALSRQEMQEVQNSRSGRGGNFGFGDARGGGGNFGPGPGSNFRGGADGYGSGRGFGDGYNGYGGGPGGGNFGGSPGYGGGRGGYGGGGPGYGNQGGGYGGGYDNYGGGNYGSGNYNDFGNYNQQPSNYGPMKSGNFGGSRNMGGPYGGGNYGPGGSGGSGGYGGRSRY; from the exons ATGCCTCGCGGCGACAGGGAAAGCGACTGG agggaaaaggagcagtTCCGCAAACTGTTTATTGGCGGGTTAAGCTTTGAAACCACAGAGGAAAGCTTGAGGAGTTACTATGAGCAATGGGGAAAGCTTACAGACTGTGTG GTAATGAGGGATCCTGCAAGCAAAAGATCAAGGGGGTTCGGTTTTGTAACATTCTCTTCCATGGCTGAAGTTGATGCAGCTATGGCTGCAAGACCTCACACAATTGATGGAAGGGTGGTTGAGCCTAAGAGAGCTGTGGCTAGAGAG GAATCTGGAAAACCTGGTGCTCATGTTACTGTGAAAAAACTATTTGTTGGTGGTATTAAAGAGGACACTGAAGAGCACCACCTTCGTGACTACTTTGAAGAATATGGGAAAATCGACACTATTGAAATCATTACTGATAGACAGTCTGGTAAAAAGAGAGGGTTTGGATTTGTTACATTTGATGACCATGATCCTGTGGATAAAATTGTAT TGCAGAAGTACCACACCATCAATGGCCATAACGCAGAAGTAAGGAAAGCTCTCTCTAGACAGGAAATGCAGGAGGTTCAGAATTCTAGGAGTGGGAGAGGAG GGAACTTCGGTTTTGGTGATGCTCGTGGAGGTGGTGGCAACTTTGGTCCAGGACCTGGCAGCAATTTCAGAGGGGGAGCCG ATGGGTATGGAAGCGGCCGTGGATTTGGTGATGGGTATAACGGATATGGCGGAGGACCTGGAG GTGGCAACTTCGGTGGCAGTCCTGGTtatggaggaggaagaggaggataTGGTGGAGGAGGACCTGGATATGGCAACCAGGGTGGGGGCTATGGAGGTGGTTATGACAACTATGGAGGAG GCAATTATGGAAGTGGGAACTATAATGATTTTGGAAACTACAACCAACAACCTTCAAATTACGGTCCGATGAAGAGTGGAAATTTTGGTGGCAGTAGAAACATGGGGGGACCATATGGTGGAG GAAACTATGGTCCAGGAGGCAGTGGAGGAAGTGGTGGATATGGAGGGAGGAGCCGTTACTGA
- the HNRNPA2B1 gene encoding heterogeneous nuclear ribonucleoproteins A2/B1 isoform X1, with protein MPRGDRESDWREKEQFRKLFIGGLSFETTEESLRSYYEQWGKLTDCVVMRDPASKRSRGFGFVTFSSMAEVDAAMAARPHTIDGRVVEPKRAVAREESGKPGAHVTVKKLFVGGIKEDTEEHHLRDYFEEYGKIDTIEIITDRQSGKKRGFGFVTFDDHDPVDKIVLQKYHTINGHNAEVRKALSRQEMQEVQNSRSGRGGNFGFGDARGGGGNFGPGPGSNFRGGAGKTDGYGSGRGFGDGYNGYGGGPGGGNFGGSPGYGGGRGGYGGGGPGYGNQGGGYGGGYDNYGGGNYGSGNYNDFGNYNQQPSNYGPMKSGNFGGSRNMGGPYGGGNYGPGGSGGSGGYGGRSRY; from the exons ATGCCTCGCGGCGACAGGGAAAGCGACTGG agggaaaaggagcagtTCCGCAAACTGTTTATTGGCGGGTTAAGCTTTGAAACCACAGAGGAAAGCTTGAGGAGTTACTATGAGCAATGGGGAAAGCTTACAGACTGTGTG GTAATGAGGGATCCTGCAAGCAAAAGATCAAGGGGGTTCGGTTTTGTAACATTCTCTTCCATGGCTGAAGTTGATGCAGCTATGGCTGCAAGACCTCACACAATTGATGGAAGGGTGGTTGAGCCTAAGAGAGCTGTGGCTAGAGAG GAATCTGGAAAACCTGGTGCTCATGTTACTGTGAAAAAACTATTTGTTGGTGGTATTAAAGAGGACACTGAAGAGCACCACCTTCGTGACTACTTTGAAGAATATGGGAAAATCGACACTATTGAAATCATTACTGATAGACAGTCTGGTAAAAAGAGAGGGTTTGGATTTGTTACATTTGATGACCATGATCCTGTGGATAAAATTGTAT TGCAGAAGTACCACACCATCAATGGCCATAACGCAGAAGTAAGGAAAGCTCTCTCTAGACAGGAAATGCAGGAGGTTCAGAATTCTAGGAGTGGGAGAGGAG GGAACTTCGGTTTTGGTGATGCTCGTGGAGGTGGTGGCAACTTTGGTCCAGGACCTGGCAGCAATTTCAGAGGGGGAGCCGGTAAGACAG ATGGGTATGGAAGCGGCCGTGGATTTGGTGATGGGTATAACGGATATGGCGGAGGACCTGGAG GTGGCAACTTCGGTGGCAGTCCTGGTtatggaggaggaagaggaggataTGGTGGAGGAGGACCTGGATATGGCAACCAGGGTGGGGGCTATGGAGGTGGTTATGACAACTATGGAGGAG GCAATTATGGAAGTGGGAACTATAATGATTTTGGAAACTACAACCAACAACCTTCAAATTACGGTCCGATGAAGAGTGGAAATTTTGGTGGCAGTAGAAACATGGGGGGACCATATGGTGGAG GAAACTATGGTCCAGGAGGCAGTGGAGGAAGTGGTGGATATGGAGGGAGGAGCCGTTACTGA
- the HNRNPA2B1 gene encoding heterogeneous nuclear ribonucleoproteins A2/B1 isoform X3: MKNMREKEQFRKLFIGGLSFETTEESLRSYYEQWGKLTDCVVMRDPASKRSRGFGFVTFSSMAEVDAAMAARPHTIDGRVVEPKRAVAREESGKPGAHVTVKKLFVGGIKEDTEEHHLRDYFEEYGKIDTIEIITDRQSGKKRGFGFVTFDDHDPVDKIVLQKYHTINGHNAEVRKALSRQEMQEVQNSRSGRGGNFGFGDARGGGGNFGPGPGSNFRGGAGKTDGYGSGRGFGDGYNGYGGGPGGGNFGGSPGYGGGRGGYGGGGPGYGNQGGGYGGGYDNYGGGNYGSGNYNDFGNYNQQPSNYGPMKSGNFGGSRNMGGPYGGGNYGPGGSGGSGGYGGRSRY; encoded by the exons ATGAAGAACATG agggaaaaggagcagtTCCGCAAACTGTTTATTGGCGGGTTAAGCTTTGAAACCACAGAGGAAAGCTTGAGGAGTTACTATGAGCAATGGGGAAAGCTTACAGACTGTGTG GTAATGAGGGATCCTGCAAGCAAAAGATCAAGGGGGTTCGGTTTTGTAACATTCTCTTCCATGGCTGAAGTTGATGCAGCTATGGCTGCAAGACCTCACACAATTGATGGAAGGGTGGTTGAGCCTAAGAGAGCTGTGGCTAGAGAG GAATCTGGAAAACCTGGTGCTCATGTTACTGTGAAAAAACTATTTGTTGGTGGTATTAAAGAGGACACTGAAGAGCACCACCTTCGTGACTACTTTGAAGAATATGGGAAAATCGACACTATTGAAATCATTACTGATAGACAGTCTGGTAAAAAGAGAGGGTTTGGATTTGTTACATTTGATGACCATGATCCTGTGGATAAAATTGTAT TGCAGAAGTACCACACCATCAATGGCCATAACGCAGAAGTAAGGAAAGCTCTCTCTAGACAGGAAATGCAGGAGGTTCAGAATTCTAGGAGTGGGAGAGGAG GGAACTTCGGTTTTGGTGATGCTCGTGGAGGTGGTGGCAACTTTGGTCCAGGACCTGGCAGCAATTTCAGAGGGGGAGCCGGTAAGACAG ATGGGTATGGAAGCGGCCGTGGATTTGGTGATGGGTATAACGGATATGGCGGAGGACCTGGAG GTGGCAACTTCGGTGGCAGTCCTGGTtatggaggaggaagaggaggataTGGTGGAGGAGGACCTGGATATGGCAACCAGGGTGGGGGCTATGGAGGTGGTTATGACAACTATGGAGGAG GCAATTATGGAAGTGGGAACTATAATGATTTTGGAAACTACAACCAACAACCTTCAAATTACGGTCCGATGAAGAGTGGAAATTTTGGTGGCAGTAGAAACATGGGGGGACCATATGGTGGAG GAAACTATGGTCCAGGAGGCAGTGGAGGAAGTGGTGGATATGGAGGGAGGAGCCGTTACTGA
- the HNRNPA2B1 gene encoding heterogeneous nuclear ribonucleoproteins A2/B1 isoform X4, which produces MKNMREKEQFRKLFIGGLSFETTEESLRSYYEQWGKLTDCVVMRDPASKRSRGFGFVTFSSMAEVDAAMAARPHTIDGRVVEPKRAVAREESGKPGAHVTVKKLFVGGIKEDTEEHHLRDYFEEYGKIDTIEIITDRQSGKKRGFGFVTFDDHDPVDKIVLQKYHTINGHNAEVRKALSRQEMQEVQNSRSGRGGNFGFGDARGGGGNFGPGPGSNFRGGADGYGSGRGFGDGYNGYGGGPGGGNFGGSPGYGGGRGGYGGGGPGYGNQGGGYGGGYDNYGGGNYGSGNYNDFGNYNQQPSNYGPMKSGNFGGSRNMGGPYGGGNYGPGGSGGSGGYGGRSRY; this is translated from the exons ATGAAGAACATG agggaaaaggagcagtTCCGCAAACTGTTTATTGGCGGGTTAAGCTTTGAAACCACAGAGGAAAGCTTGAGGAGTTACTATGAGCAATGGGGAAAGCTTACAGACTGTGTG GTAATGAGGGATCCTGCAAGCAAAAGATCAAGGGGGTTCGGTTTTGTAACATTCTCTTCCATGGCTGAAGTTGATGCAGCTATGGCTGCAAGACCTCACACAATTGATGGAAGGGTGGTTGAGCCTAAGAGAGCTGTGGCTAGAGAG GAATCTGGAAAACCTGGTGCTCATGTTACTGTGAAAAAACTATTTGTTGGTGGTATTAAAGAGGACACTGAAGAGCACCACCTTCGTGACTACTTTGAAGAATATGGGAAAATCGACACTATTGAAATCATTACTGATAGACAGTCTGGTAAAAAGAGAGGGTTTGGATTTGTTACATTTGATGACCATGATCCTGTGGATAAAATTGTAT TGCAGAAGTACCACACCATCAATGGCCATAACGCAGAAGTAAGGAAAGCTCTCTCTAGACAGGAAATGCAGGAGGTTCAGAATTCTAGGAGTGGGAGAGGAG GGAACTTCGGTTTTGGTGATGCTCGTGGAGGTGGTGGCAACTTTGGTCCAGGACCTGGCAGCAATTTCAGAGGGGGAGCCG ATGGGTATGGAAGCGGCCGTGGATTTGGTGATGGGTATAACGGATATGGCGGAGGACCTGGAG GTGGCAACTTCGGTGGCAGTCCTGGTtatggaggaggaagaggaggataTGGTGGAGGAGGACCTGGATATGGCAACCAGGGTGGGGGCTATGGAGGTGGTTATGACAACTATGGAGGAG GCAATTATGGAAGTGGGAACTATAATGATTTTGGAAACTACAACCAACAACCTTCAAATTACGGTCCGATGAAGAGTGGAAATTTTGGTGGCAGTAGAAACATGGGGGGACCATATGGTGGAG GAAACTATGGTCCAGGAGGCAGTGGAGGAAGTGGTGGATATGGAGGGAGGAGCCGTTACTGA